One stretch of Ipomoea triloba cultivar NCNSP0323 chromosome 8, ASM357664v1 DNA includes these proteins:
- the LOC116027612 gene encoding G-type lectin S-receptor-like serine/threonine-protein kinase At4g27290, translating to MEQGNGLVYLKYQSDDCDEYGYCGAYGSCNYDNYPFCRCLDKFLPRDLAAWDRADFSGGCVRRTPLSCGNGSSSDGFVKYSGIKLPDTKFSTFYSSLNLQECEQVCLNNCSCMAYSSLDISNRENGCLLWFSDLIDISVVPSDGQDQDLYIRMASSDLDHTSSSKGKKSKRMKLISSSVLVGILVLSLTMTLIVILYKRKRKEIHLKWEEDQTLSEVSTIGRATITRATDNFSLNNKIGEGGYGPVYKGVLDDGKEIAVKRLSKTSLQGLGEFKNEVNSIARLQHRNLVKLLGWCIQGEEKMLIYEYMPNKSLDSYIFDNRRRALLDWPKRFNIINGIARGLLYLHQDSRVKIIHRDLKVSNILLDIDMNPKISDFGLARSIGLNKTGANTNRVVGTLGYMSPEYAGHGIFSIKSDVFSFGVLVLEIVSGKRNRGFSHHQDHYENLLGHVCLVCVAAWKHYRDGRLIELIDKHMDEPLDLPQVLRSIHVGLLCVQHYPRDRPSMSSIVHMLANDVELPIAKEPSFFTKTRVIDANSSSAKETSCSINQVTISSLDPRLPNLILFLHLVAMMLNELFNLTVVKMRTLFLHFLFSLFLLSMHKISHARDTLTSTQFLKDDDTIISSSGSFKMGFLSIPAGSINRYVGIWYNQIPVPTIIWIANRETALTNTTSAVLKIVKPGRLLLVDGKNDTIWSTNASRSAQNPMAQLLDSGNLVVRDSEDENPENFLWQSFDYPTDTFFPGMKLGRNFVTGHEVYVRAWKSENDPSSGQFTVHFDPAGYPQSVIKNGPEKIYTSGPWNGQRWSGTPGINPDNPHYKYQVYMNPREAYVRYDIINNSILLRLVLSSSGDFQSFTWMNETQSWASFIKAPMDICDNFAKCGANGICNIAGSPICGCLENFVNNTRGGWDYWSDGCHRRIPLKCKNGTDGFKKYSGIKLPDTTNSWFNTTMNLKECEHKCLSNCSCTAYSSLDISNGGSGCLLWFKDLIDIRLLSENGQDIYIRLDSSEIPEESGHDSSKGKKVQIILGSSLPLTIIILLVLCFGLYLYKKSKEKMMKLKEWLEIPLFDMSMISRATNNFSENNKLGEGGFGAVYKGVLEDKQEIAVKRLSKTSTQGLQEFKNEVICIAKLQHRNLVKLLGCCIQGEEKLLVYEYMSNKSLDTFIFDEAKSILLDWPKRHSIINGVARGLMYLHQDSRLRIIHRDLKASNVLLDNNMNPKISDFGLARSVGGDATGANTNRIIGTHGYISPEYATDGTFSIKSDTFSFGVLLLEIVGGKRNRGFSHPDHNLNLIGHAWKLYKENRALELIDVHLAPSCDLSQVQRCIHVGLLCVQQRPEDRPTMSYVVTILSNDNILPEAKEPGFFTEQRVNKGDCSSSTQGTGSTNNECTMTVLDPR from the exons ATGGAACAGGGGAATGGACTCGTCTACTTAAAGTACCAATCAGACGATTGTGATGAATATGGATACTGTGGAGCATATGGGAGTTGCAACTATGATAACTACCCGTTTTGTAGATGTTTGGATAAATTTTTGCCTAGAGATTTAGCAGCATGGGACAGGGCAGATTTTTCCGGAGGGTGTGTTCGGAGGACACCCCTTAGTTGTGGAAATGGATCCTCCTCAGATGGATTTGTAAAATACTCTGGTATTAAATTGCCAGATACAAAGTTTTCAACATTCTATAGCAGTTTGAACCTTCAAGAGTGCGAGCAAGTTTGCTTGAACAATTGCTCTTGCATGGCTTACTCAAGTCTAGATATAAGCAACAGAGAAAATGGCTGCTTGCTTTGGTTCAGCGATTTGATTGACATTAGTGTGGTACCTTCAGATGGGCAAGATCAAGATCTTTACATAAGGATGGCTTCCTCTGATTTAG ATCATACTTCAAGCTCAAAGGGCAAGAAATCAAAAAGAATGAAATTGATCAGTTCATCAGTATTGGTTGGAATTCTGGTGCTGAGCTTGACCATGACTCTGATTGTAATTTTATACAAACGTAAAAGGAAGGAGATCCATTTAAAGTGGGAAGAAGATCAAACATTATCTGAAGTATCTACAATAGGAAGAGCTACTATAACACGAGCTACTGATAACTTTTCACTCAATAACAAGATTGGCGAGGGAGGATATGGGCCAGTTTACAAG GGTGTTCTGGATGATGGAAAGGAAATAGCTGTGAAACGTCTATCAAAGACGTCTCTACAAGGGCTTGGAGAATTTAAAAATGAAGTCAATTCTATTGCCAGACTTCAACATAGGAATCTTGTGAAACTTCTAGGGTGGTGCATtcaaggagaagaaaagatgTTAATCTATGAATATATGCCAAACAAAAGCCTTGACtcatatatatttg ATAATAGAAGAAGAGCATTACTTGATTGGCCAAAACGTTTCAACATTATCAATGGAATTGCTAGAGGGCTTTTGTATTTGCACCAAGATTCTCGAGTAAAAATCATTCATAGAGATCTCAAAGTTAGCAACATTTTGTTGGATATTGACATGAACCCAAAAATATCAGACTTTGGCTTGGCAAGGAGCATTGGATTAAACAAGACAGGAGCAAATACAAACCGAGTTGTTGGAACACt TGGTTATATGTCTCCGGAGTACGCAGGACACGGTATCTTCTCTATTAAATCAGATGTTTTCAGCTTTGGTGTCTTGGTACTAGAAATTGTTAGTGGAAAAAGAAATAGGGGATTTTCTCATCACCAAGATCACTATGAGAACCTCCTTGGCCATGTATGTCTTGTTT GCGTGGCCGCGTGGAAGCATTATAGAGATGGTAGATTGATTGAACTTATAGACAAGCATATGGATGAACCACTTGATTTGCCTCAAGTTTTAAGATCAATCCATGTCGGCTTGTTATGCGTTCAACATTACCCTAGAGATAGGCCAAGCATGTCATCCATAGTACATATGTTGGCTAACGATGTTGAGCTACCCATTGCTAAAGAGCCTAGTTTCTTCACAAAAACAAGGGTAATTGATGCAAACTCTTCTTCAGCCAAAGAAACATCATGTTCCATAAATCAAGTGACCATCTCATCTCTCGATCCCC GATTGCCCAACCTAATACTCTTCTTGCATTTGGTGGCAATGATGTTAAATGAGTTATTCAACTTGACT GTTGTCAAAATGAGAACTCTTTTCCTGCATTTTTTGTTCtcccttttcttgctttccaTGCACAAAATTTCCCATGCAAGGGATACACTCACTTCCACTCAGTTCCTCAAAGATGACGACACAATCATTTCATCTAGTGGGAGCTTTAAGATGGGGTTTCTCAGCATCCCTGCTGGTTCCATAAACCGATATGTCGGTATATGGTACAACCAAATTCCTGTTCCAACAATAATATGGATTGCCAACAGAGAAACTGCCCTAACTAACACAACATCTGCGGTCTTGAAGATCGTTAAGCCTGGCCGGTTACTTCTTGTTGATGGCAAGAATGACACTATATGGTCCACCAATGCCTCAAGATCAGCTCAGAATCCGATGGCGCAACTGTTGGATTCAGGGAATCTTGTGGTGAGAGATTCAGAGGATGAAAACCCGGAGAATTTCCTGTGGCAGAGTTTTGATTACCCAACTGATACTTTTTTTCCAGGAATGAAGCTTGGGCGGAATTTCGTGACAGGCCACGAGGTATATGTGAGGGCATGGAAGAGTGAAAATGATCCATCTTCAGGGCAATTCACAGTTCATTTTGATCCAGCCGGCTACCCACAGAGTGTAATAAAGAATGGTCCTGAAAAGATTTACACATCAGGACCCTGGAATGGTCAGCGATGGAGTGGAACACCTGGAATAAATCCAGATAATCCTCATTACAAGTACCAAGTATACATGAATCCCAGGGAGGCTTATGTCAGATATGATATCATTAACAACTCCATTTTACTAAGGTTAGTTTTGAGTAGTTCTGGTGATTTCCAATCCTTTACATGGATGAATGAAACTCAAAGTTGGGCCAGTTTCATCAAAGCTCCAATGGATATTTGTGACAACTTTGCAAAATGTGGTGCAAATGGAATCTGTAACATAGCAGGCTCTCCAATCTGTGGATGTTTGGAAAATTTTGTGAATAATACAAGAGGGGGATGGGATTACTGGTCTGATGGTTGCCATAGGAGGATACCTCTTAAATGCAAGAATGGAACAGATGGATTCAAGAAGTATTCTGGCATAAAATTGCCAGACACTACAAATTCTTGGTTTAACACAACTATGAACCTTAAAGAGTGTGAGCACAAGTGTTTGAGCAATTGTTCTTGCACTGCTTATTCAAGTTTAGATATAAGCAATGGAGGAAGTGGTTGTTTGCTTTGGTTTAAGGACTTGATTGATATTCGGTTATTGTCTGAGAATGGACAAGACATTTACATCAGACTCGATTCTTCTGAGATACCTG AGGAATCTGGTCATGATAGCTCAAAGGGGAAGAAAGTACAAATCATCTTAGGTTCTTCGTTACCGCTAACTATAATAATCTTGCTAGTTCTGTGCTTTGGTTTGTACCTCTACAAAAAGAGTAAGGAGAAAATGATGAAGCTGAAAGAATGGTTAGAAATACCATTATTTGACATGTCTATGATATCAAGAGCTACAAATAACTTTTCAGAAAACAATAAACTTGGAGAGGGTGGATTTGGAGCTGTTTACAAg GGTGTTCTAGAAGACAAACAAGAAATTGCTGTGAAGCGACTCTCAAAGACTTCCACGCAAGGACTACAAGAGTTCAAGAATGAAGTAATTTGTATTGCCAAGCTTCAACATCGCAATCTAGTAAAGCTCCTTGGTTGTTGTATACAAGGAGAAGAAAAGCTTTTGGTCTACGAATACATGTCAAATAAAAGCCTGGATACCTTTATATTTG ATGAAGCAAAGAGCATATTGCTTGATTGGCCAAAACGCCATTCCATTATCAATGGAGTTGCACGAGGATTAATGTATCTTCATCAAGATTCTCGACTAAGGATCATTCATAGAGATCTTAAAGCAAGTAATGTTTTGTTGGATAACAATATGAATCCTAAGATTTCAGACTTTGGGTTGGCAAGAAGTGTCGGAGGAGATGCAACAGGAGCAAATACAAACCGTATTATTGGGACACA TGGATACATATCACCTGAATATGCTACTGACGGAACATTTTCAATAAAATCAGATACATTTAGTTTTGGCGTTTTGTTGTTGGAAATTGTGGGTGGGAAAAGAAATAGAGGATTTTCCCACCCAGACCACAATCTCAACCTTATTGGTCAT GCATGGAAACTGTATAAAGAAAACAGGGCGTTGGAACTAATTGATGTCCATCTTGCTCCGTCGTGTGATCTGTCTCAAGTTCAAAGGTGTATCCATGTTGGATTGTTATGTGTGCAACAACGTCCAGAAGATAGACCGACCATGTCTTATGTGGTAACAATATTGTCCAACGACAATATCTTACCCGAAGCAAAAGAGCCTGGATTTTTCACAGAACAAAGAGTAAACAAAGGTGATTGCTCTTCAAGCACACAGGGAACAGGTTCAACAAACAACGAATGCACCATGACTGTCTTGGATCCTAGGTAG
- the LOC116027616 gene encoding G-type lectin S-receptor-like serine/threonine-protein kinase At4g27290, protein MHRIAHARDTLTPTQFLKDGNTIISSGGSFAMGFLSVPAGSINRYVGIWYNKIPVQTVIWIANRETALTNTTSAVLRLVRPGQLVLTDAKNDIIWSTNAPRSAKNPIMQLLDSGNLVVRDSEDENPENFLWQSFDYPTDTFFPGVKLGWNLVTGHEVYVTARKTENDPSSGPFTFRFDPTGYPQIVIKNGSKTTYTTGCWNGVRFSGTSEKSPDSSHYNYQVHINPREISGKYEITNHSVLARAVLTSSGDLQFSAWMNEAQSWVSIIKVPRDVCDRYAICGANGICNATDSPVCGCFEKFTKNNRGGLEYWSNGCRRRRPLKCKNGTEGFKKYSRVKWPDTKHSWFNTTMNLTECELKCLRNCSCTAYSNLDISNGGSGCLLWFNDLIDIRVMPQNGQDIYIKLDSSELPGLCFGLYIYKKNKKKMMELKEWLELPLFDLSTISRATNNFSENNKLGEGGFGAVYKGVLDNKEEIAVKRLSKTSKQGVLEFKNEVICIAKLQHRNLVKLLGCCIQGEETLLVYEYMANKSLDTFIFDDAKNKLLDWPKRHSIINGIAQGLMYLHQDSRLRVIHRDLKASNVLLDNNMNPKISDFGLARSVGGDVTEANASRIMGTHGYISPEYAANGIFSIKSDTFSFGVLLLEIVTGKRNRGLFHPDHCLNLIGHAWKLYKENKALELIDVHLIPSCDLSQVQRCIHVGLLCVQQCPSDRPTMSSVVTMLTNDYTLPEAKEPGFFTERRENTSDYSSSTQGTCSRNECTITALDPR, encoded by the exons ATGCACAGAATTGCCCATGCAAGGGATACACTCACTCCCACTCAATTCCTCAAGGATGGCAACACCATCATTTCATCAGGTGGGAGCTTTGCGATGGGGTTTCTCAGCGTCCCTGCTGGTTCCATAAACCGATACGTCGGTATATGGTACAACAAAATCCCTGTTCAGACAGTGATATGGATTGCCAACAGAGAAACTGCCCTCACTAACACAACATCCGCTGTATTGAGGCTCGTTCGGCCTGGGCAATTAGTTCTTACTGATGCCAAAAATGACATTATATGGTCCACTAATGCGCCAAGATCAGCTAAGAACCCGATCATGCAACTATTGGATTCAGGGAATCTTGTGGTGAGAGATTCAGAGGACGAAAACCCGGAGAATTTCCTGTGGCAGAGTTTTGATTACCCAACTGATACATTTTTTCCAGGAGTGAAGCTTGGGTGGAATTTAGTGACAGGCCACGAGGTATATGTCACGGCAAGGAAGACCGAAAACGATCCATCTTCAGGGCCATTCACATTCCGTTTTGACCCAACTGGTTACCCACAAATAGTAATCAAGAATGGTTCCAAAACAACGTACACAACAGGGTGCTGGAATGGCGTGCGGTTCAGTGGAACCTCCGAGAAATCTCCAGATAGTTCTCATTACAACTACCAAGTGCACATTAATCCCAGGGAAATCTCTGGCAAATACGAAATCACTAACCACTCGGTTTTGGCCAGGGCAGTTTTAACTAGCTCTGGTGATCTCCAATTCTCCGCGTGGATGAATGAGGCCCAAAGCTGGGTCAGTATCATTAAAGTCCCTAGGGATGTCTGCGACAGATATGCGATATGTGGTGCAAATGGGATCTGTAACGCCACAGATTCCCCAGTTTGTGGATGCTTTGAAAAATTTACAAAGAATAATAGAGGGGGATTGGAGTACTGGTCCAATGGGTGTCGAAGGAGGAGACCTCTGAAATGCAAGAATGGAACAGAAGGATTCAAGAAGTATTCCCGTGTAAAATGGCCCGACACGAAACATTCTTGGTTTAACACGACCATGAACCTTACAGAGTGTGAGCTCAAGTGTTTGAGGAATTGCTCGTGCACGGCTTATTCAAATTTGGATATAAGCAATGGAGGAAGTGGTTGTTTGCTTTGGTTTAATGACTTGATTGATATTCGTGTAATGCCTCAGAACGGACAGGACATTTACATCAAACTCGATTCTTCTGAGTTACCAG GTTTGTGCTTTGGCTTGTATATCTAcaaaaagaataagaagaaaatgatgGAGCTCAAAGAATGGTTAGAACTACCGTTATTTGACCTGTCTACAATATCAAGAGCTACAAATAACTTTTCGGAAAACAACAAGCTTGGTGAGGGTGGATTTGGAGCTGTTTACAAG GGTGTTCTAGATAATAAAGAGGAAATTGCCGTGAAACGACTCTCGAAGACTTCCAAACAAGGAGTATTAGAGTTCAAGAATGAAGTAATTTGTATTGCCAAGCTTCAACATCGAAATCTAGTAAAGCTTTTAGGGTGTTGTATACAAGGAGAAGAAACGCTTTTGGTCTATGAATACATGGCAAATAAAAGCTTGGATACCTTTATATTTG ATGATGCAAAGAACAAATTGCTTGATTGGCCAAAGCGCCACTCCATTATTAACGGAATTGCACAAGGACTAATGTATCTCCACCAAGATTCTCGACTAAGAGTCATTCATAGAGATCTTAAAGCTAGTAATGTTTTATTGGATAACAATATGAATCCCAAGATTTCAGACTTTGGACTTGCAAGAAGTGTTGGAGGGGATGTAACAGAAGCTAATGCAAGCCGTATTATGGGAACACA TGGATACATATCACCAGAATATGCTGCTAAtggaatattttcaataaaatctGATACATTTAGCTTTGGTGTTTTGCTTTTGGAGATTGTGACGGGTAAAAGAAATAGAGGTTTATTCCACCCAGATCACTGTCTCAACCTTATCGGTCAT GCATGGAAATTGTATAAAGAAAACAAGGCATTGGAACTCATTGATGTGCATCTAATTCCATCATGTGATCTATCTCAAGTTCAAAGGTGTATCCATGTTGGACTGTTATGTGTTCAACAATGTCCTAGTGATAGACCAACTATGTCTTCTGTGGTAACAATGTTGACTAATGACTACACTCTACCCGAAGCAAAAGAGCCGGGATTCTTCACAGAACGGAGAGAAAACACAAGCGATTACTCTTCAAGCACTCAGGGAACATGTTCAAGAAATGAATGCACCATCACTGCATTGGATCCTCGGTAG